The genomic stretch TGAACCACTCTAAAACTACCCCCTGCTGTAATCACCACAACAAGTCAACCATCTAGAGATTTAGCCCACACTAGCAGTTCTGTaaccaattcaaaatgATCTAACTTACTGCTCTAATTTGCagcaatatcaacaaatgcTTTAATCTGgtgatcaatttgaatatctCTAGAACTCTCAACTCACTGTACCAGAACTATTTAAACCAGATTTAACAACCCcaattcaaccaattcSGCACACTCTCAAATGAGCACAGTAATTGAATATCTCTCTTGAGATTTACACCAGTGAAACAATGTATCCTAATTTCAACCAATGTATTAACCGGGTGACAAAATTGAGTAACTGTACAATCAATTTGGAACTCTCTTCAAATTTCAACCACTTTGAGATTGAACAACTACCTGAACCAAGAACTCAACCCTTGATTTAAACCATTATCAATactaattcaacaacacaACTAACTTGGAACTCCCTTCACAAATGAGCCACTCAGAATTTCAACAACTCCCTGAACCTAAATTACAACTCTCTCAAATAAACCAATYTctaattgaacaacaacCCCAATAGTTTAAAACTCTCTTCTYGTTTACAACTACTCTGACTTTGTACAAATCACTGTACCGGAACTACCCTTGATTTAAACCTCTCTCAACACTAACTCTAAAACAACTACACCAATTTGAAACTCTCTTCAAATTTGAACTACTCTGAGATTGAAAAACTATATCAMAATTAAACTTATTCACTGATTTRAACCACTTTCATACCTAATTGAACATACACCCCACTAGTTTGCAACAATCTtcttattttgaaatactCTATACCTCAACAACTCCTCGAACCTCAATTACAACTCTCTCAAATAAACCAATCTCTAATTAAACAACACACTACCCAAWTTARACATCCGTACRGTCAATCAACTATCTAAAGCATCCGCACACYCAATTCATTCTCACACCCAACTCATTCTCACACACATCCGGACTAAAGGGGGTGCAAGCACCCCAAAAARRaaaaaaaaaaaaaaaggtgaGCATCCGTACGGTTGTGGTGCGGCAGTTGGAGAAGTGTTGCTCACTCGAGGTGTGTGGCCTSTATTGGCTAGAAAATTATTGCTAAATCTAAACTTGTTTGTGTGACTCTCGCTTTGCTCGGGTGCTCGCTTGAAGTTAGACATCCGTGGTCAACAGAAAAAATGYGCAACAATGCGCAAAAACACCCCACAATGAACAAATACGCACAAAAATACGAACACATCTCTACCTGCTCTACCTGCTCTATCAACACAACCTACAAGGACCCCCCGTGTTGTTCCATACTAATGGAAACGCGGAAAAAAGATggcaaaaatttttttgctaacaaattttgttaggcgcgaaaaaaaagatggcaAAGATTTTACAAGYtgtcaaaaaaagatgacaaaaatttaccaagtttttttggggttttttttatggGTTTTTAGGGCTTATATAGGTTGTTTAGGGGTGTRGGAATAKGATGGGCTGTGTTTGGGAGCAAACGGAGCACTGGTTGCCGAGATATGCGCGGTTAAAGGTGGGAGAACAGAAAAGGCGGAAAARCAGTAGGTAGATGCCCACTTTTTGTACTTTTTAAAGCACCACTAGATAGCTCTCACTCTGTAGATTCTACCTATCAAGGTTAGAAGTYGATACCTCTTTTGGKTGTTGAGCTAGAGCCCGTTTTAGTCAGTTTTGGCCGATTTTACgacatttttttgtcatcttttttttaactatgcgacttttttttggtggtgcGACATATTTTTGCCATCTTTCTTGGGGGTGcgacttttttttgccatctttttttggtggtgcGACATTTTTTGtcatctttaattttgtaTGGGGATTTTTTGCCATCTTTTTTGAGGCGACGACATTTTTTGCCATTTTCGGGAATAAGTTATTTCCGAGGRGAGAAAATTTTTAGGGTTGAGTTTGCRAAAATTCTGAGCTAAAAGTTGGTTCTAGTTGGGGTGAAAATGGggaaattcaaacaaagaattgatGCACAGCAAATAATAGAGTTTTAGACTTGTAATTGTGTATAGTAAGAGAATTAACttcaaagaagaagcagGAGAATAGAATTTACTGAAAGGAGTAAGGGAAGTCTATTTTTGAGTTTAAGATGGCAAAAGTTAAATTTAGAAACAGCTAAACAAGTCAGAASAACTATTAAMGTTGCGACTCTATTGTGAAGTTTAGTGGGTAAGTTATTTGACTGTTTTGGAGGCAGTTGATTGTGTAGTTGTGAAAATCGGGGTGCCGGTGGGAGACCCGTGGGTGATCGGTGAGCSRGGGACAcgtcaacaaaaaaagatggcaGAAAAAAAGCtgacagaaaaaaaaagatggcaaaaaaaagatggcaGAAAACATcacttttcttcttcaacaaccaggcaatcaacaatcaatcaacaatcaGTCAGATATTTAATCAGTCAGGTAAAATGGATTATGCAGATGTGAATGATACTTGAATTGGAAGTTAGACACCCGGGAGATAAAGAGTTTATGGAAAAGTCATTTTATTTGGAAAacttattttgaaaaagatgtCAAATCAGTGGGTACTAGCAAGATGGAAGTAAGTGAAGGATTTCAAGTCTATTGCCGAGAAGGAGCAACGCATTGGAGAGAATTCAAAAAGTTGATAGATAGGAGAGAGAATTGAAACTCAATGGAATCAGCACTGGAAAATCACGGATGGCGAAACTGTTGCCGGCCAAGCTAGTCAGGGATTCNNNNNNNNNNNNNNNNNNNNNNAAAACCCCAAAAAAACTTGGTAAATTTTtgtcatcttttttttgacaaCTTGTAAAATCTTtgccatcttttttttcgcgcctaacaaaatttgttagcaaaaaaatttttgccATCTTTTTTCCGCGTTTCCATTAGTATGGATGGTTTAGATAGTTGATTGACCGTACGGATGTTTGACTTGGGTAGggtgttgttgaattagaGAGCGGTTTATTTGAGAGAGTTGTAATTTAGGTTCAGGGAGTTGTTCAAACTCAGagtatttcaaaaatgagAGGAGAGTTCCAAGTTAGTtgtgttgttgaattagtATTGATAATGGTTTAAATCAAGGGTTGAGTTCTTGGTTCAGGGAGTTGYTCAAACTTAGAGTTGCTCATTTGAGAAGAGATTTCCAAATCGATTGTACAGTTATTSAAGTTTATCACCCGGTTAGTATATTCATTGAAAATAGCTATACACTCTTTCACTGGTGTAAATCTCAAGAGAGATATTCAATTACWGAGTGGTTCATTTGAGAGTGTGTCaaattggttgaattgGGGTTGTTAAATCTGGTTTAAATAGTTCTGGTACAGTGAGTTGAGAGTTCTAGagatattcaaattgatcacCAGATTAAAgcatttgttgatattgctGCAAATTAGAGCAGTAAGTTAGATcattttgaattggttACAGAACTGCTAGTGTGGGCTAACGAGTGGGTTAATTGTTGTGGTGATTACAGCAGGGGGTAGTTTTAGAGTTGTTCAAATTCGTTAGGCAATTGATAGTGTTAGCTTGATCTTGAGGGACTTTGAATTCGGAGTTGMTAACACGTACAAGTCGYTCTTGTTGGCAGTTAGACTTYCGTAAATTAAAYCAGTGCCCCCCCCCTTGGTTAGTCTTGGCTGGGGCTACATCTGAAGATGTCCAAWAAATTTTGGGAAAATTCAACACTATCTCTGATGAAGAACCTTCGSGATGGAATTTGATCGACAAATTTCTCTTCACCTGTCGTTACCGCGTTTTTATGTAAGCTTTACTGTCATTTTTATGATCTGATTACTCCTTGAATGACTTTTCCTCTACAACTGTGCTTGRTGTCTTATAGACATGGGTTTATCCTCCAATTCAGAGTTTCTGGCCTACAGTTAGTCTTGCCATTCGAGGTGTCTTTCTATACATCTACATRCTTCACTACCCCTACTAAYCCCCTCTCTTTGTTCGCTCACGTAACCCAGCTCTGACTGTAATGCACCACCTCCTGGTAGGCYGGCACCATATCCCCCCAATAACACTCCACTTCCATTCGCATACCCAACATGATACTCCTTGTAGATGTAGTTGcccttttcttttgaaaacCCATCGGGTATAGCCTTAAAATTGTTCCCAAACTTGCCTACCACCARCAACCCCAAGACAATATACCGGTTAAACTTGGTAATAAATGGCACMACAGGCAACACCAAAAACTGGGAAAACACCACCACTGTCCAGGTGTTCAGAGGCTAGTGATTCTTGCACARTCTTGTTAATTCCTTCTAATACTAACCACCCCAAATTGTAAACCAGGCAAATACTGCAACGACCAATCATAGTTATGTTCCACCAAAGGTTTCTCAGTATCCCGTTCATCCTCTGTGCCGTACCTCTCTTCTTCCCCACTCATCAACGGCTCATCACCACCTCTGACCCTAGTGATGGTCTTATACTTGACAACGGGGTGCTCATGTAGCACCAAATTAACCCTGGCTAGGGCAGATATTGGGCGTGGCAAAAAAGTGGTGTACACCGCAGGCTCCTCCGAATCGTCAACAACTCCAAAATCTATCGCATTCGACATMACRATTTGGGACTCACATTATCCTCCCCCAAGTGTGCCATTAACCCCAGATTATTGCTCTCATAATACCTGGCCAAGTATCTTCTCTCCATATCTTTGATTCTATCAATCATGGACTTGATCCATCCACGACGACTCCAAAATMTCTTTCTCTGGCTTSTCGGTAAACTATTCCGTAACCACAATGRTCAAATTAGCGATGTCTTCCTAGAYCTAACACCACAWACAAATGCATTTGGATTTGGTGGGGGGTACTCTATCTGATGACGTATCTTCTTCCAGCATTGGTTGGTGGGTATCAGTTRCtgtggttttttttttgtcgtGTTCAAATTTCGCATGCAYTTTTTTTAGTGSTCTACAGAAAATGGTCGAAATACYGTTGGCCGAAGTTACRTGTTGTGCAATCTACTAAACTCTTTGTCTTTTGTTGCTCCCTCCTCAAAAACTTCAACTTTGRTgtcattcaattcaaaagaGGCTTGTTATGGAGGtattaaataattgacAAGCTCAAGCCAATACACCTCGCTCAAATCTTTTGATTCTCAATAAACACCTAGGATACTGCTTGTCGTCAGCTATATTATAGCTTTGGCCATTGCAATCCTGTCCTGTCTGGGTGTATAGTTAAAAGAGTAGCAGTCGGTCTTATAGAGAGGAACCTGAAATTGCCCCAGTCTTGCATTGCATAATcgtatatttattaaacttCTAATTAGATCATTTCAAGTAGTATTATGGACATAACCAGATTCAACAGCATCGCTTACTCACCTTTGAGACTTGTGCCATAATTCTAGGGTTAGCTGTCTCAtcatttcttggtgtaatgTTTTGCCATTTCCCCTGGTTCKGTAATTCATagacaacaaaaattgttaaCTTTCCATGTTTGCTGAGACTGATGTTCAATCTGAACMCGAATCCATGAGCGTGGTAATATTAAtcg from Candida albicans SC5314 chromosome 5, complete sequence encodes the following:
- a CDS encoding uncharacterized protein (Protein similar to S. cerevisiae Ybr075wp; transposon mutation affects filamentous growth; clade-associated gene expression), encoding MSNAIDFGVVDDSEEPAVYTTFLPRPISALARVNLVLHEHPVVKYKTITRVRGGDEPLMSGEEERYGTEDERDTEKPLVEHNYDWSLQYLPGLQFGVVSIRRN